The nucleotide window TCCTACAACCTTCTCGGCGAGGGCATACGCGACGCCCTCGATCCGCGCCTGCGTCAGACGCGCGTGGGCCGCGTTTTGCGCCTGGGCCGCTAGCCGGTCGGCCGCTTCGTTGACAAGCCGCGTCGCGGCGGGGCATACTTTGCGCTCGCTGGCGCCGAAGTGGCGGAATTGGCAGACGCGCACGTTTGAGGGGCGTGTGGGGCAACCCGTGGGGGTTCGAGTCCCCCCTTCGGCACCAACCCTCCCAGGCTTCCAACCTCGCCGATCGCGCAAAAGTGGGGTCGCTGCTCGCCGTTCCGACCGGGTTAAAACGACCGACCTGACACTCTTCGCGAGTTGCCCCGCTGCCCAAGTGCCGCCCAATACAGGACGACGGCTTGCTCGGAGGCAGGCTGAGCGCACGGCACTCCGGTTGCTTGCGTTATGGCGTGGAGCCGAGGGGGGCCCCATGAGGGTCGATCCGCGCATTGCCTTGCTCGCTGAGATGTCGGCCCTGCTCGGCGAGGGCAATGGCACCGCGCGTGTCCTGGCGAGGATGGCTCGGCTGGGGCTTCCCCACCTCGGCGACCTCTGCACGATCGACCTTACCCTCGACGATGGGAGCCTGTCCCGCGCGGCGAGCGCCCACGTGCTGACGGAGAAGGAATCGCTCGTGGCTGCGCTGACCCCCACCGAGCGGCTCGCCGCGATCGCGAGCCGGCGCGCGACGGAGGTGTCCCGCACCAGTCGGTCCAGGCTCGACCAGCTGGCTGCGAGCCCCGATCAGCGGGAGCAGCTCGAGCGCCTGGGGCCACGCGCGTGGCTCTGCGTCCCGCTCCTCGGCGGCGGCGGCGTGCTGGGCGCCGTGACCTTCGCGGTCACGGAGTCGGAGCGCCGTTACTCGCCCGCGGACCGGCAGCTCGCCACGGTGCTGGCGCATCTCGCCGCGGCGGTCATCGAGAGCGCCCGGCTCCGGGACATCGCCGCCGACGCACGCCGCGAGGCGGAGTCGGCCGCGCGCGCCAAGAACGAGTTCCTCGCCACGGTCTCGCACGAGCTGCGGAACCCGCTCAACGCGATGCTGGGCTGGGCGACCCTGCTGGAGAGCGGACGCCTCGATGCCGAGCAGGCGCGCCGCGCGATTCGGATCATCCTGAGAAACGTGGATGTACAGGCGCGGCTGGTGGGGGACCTCCTCGAGATGTCGAGTGCGGTGATGGGCCGCACGCGCCTGAGCATGCGCGCCGTCGAGCTGCGTGCTCTCGCGACCGAGGTCGTCGATACGCTC belongs to Candidatus Methylomirabilota bacterium and includes:
- a CDS encoding HAMP domain-containing sensor histidine kinase — its product is MRVDPRIALLAEMSALLGEGNGTARVLARMARLGLPHLGDLCTIDLTLDDGSLSRAASAHVLTEKESLVAALTPTERLAAIASRRATEVSRTSRSRLDQLAASPDQREQLERLGPRAWLCVPLLGGGGVLGAVTFAVTESERRYSPADRQLATVLAHLAAAVIESARLRDIAADARREAESAARAKNEFLATVSHELRNPLNAMLGWATLLESGRLDAEQARRAIRIILRNVDVQARLVGDLLEMSSAVMGRTRLSMRAVELRALATEVVDTLRPGAEAKGLHVDVRLEWPGPVVSGDPDRLRQVMWHLITNAVKFTPAGGRVQITLARVASHVELR